The following are from one region of the Etheostoma spectabile isolate EspeVRDwgs_2016 chromosome 2, UIUC_Espe_1.0, whole genome shotgun sequence genome:
- the LOC116697601 gene encoding beta-1,3-N-acetylglucosaminyltransferase lunatic fringe, with protein sequence MWKPAAGGSKSNFSSAAAAAVTCLLVTGMLVVTVGQPSSGDPVEPLVPATTSGNVYSAYFRKLTRERRAISDPPLRSAPPGPVEHLSPADLFIAVKTTGRYHRQRLQLLLDTWISRNMQQTFVFTDGEDEKLGKRMGAHMINTNCSAAHNRQALSCKMALEYDTFIHSGKKWFCHVDDDNYVNVGSLLKLLSQYSHTQDVYIGRPSLERPIEATERLGTTEMKQVRFWFATGGAGFCLSHGLALKMKPWASDGTFMATAEHIRLPDDCTVGYIVEALLGVSLIRSALFHSHLENLGLVSDIHNQVTLSYGTVENSRNTVSLKGPFSKNEDPTRFRSVHCLLYPDTAWCPKPWRL encoded by the exons ATGTGGAAACCCGCCGCCGGTGGATCAAAAAGCAACTTCAGCTCAGCAGCCGCCGCCGCGGTCACCTGTCTGCTCGTGACCGGGATGCTGGTCGTTACTGTCGGACAACCGAGCAGCGGAGACCCGGTGGAGCCTCTGGTTCCTGCAACGACGAGCGGGAATGTCTATTCGGCGTATTTCAGGAAACTCACCCGGGAGAGGCGAGCGATAAGCGACCCCCCGCTAAGAAGCGCTCCCCCCGGGCCGGTGGAGCATCTCTCCCCGGCCGACCTGTTCATAGCGGTGAAGACCACCGGAAGATATCACCGGCAGagactgcagctgctgctggacACCTGGATCTCCAGAAACATGCAACAG acgTTCGTGTTCACTGATGGAGAGGACGAGAAGCTGGGGAAAAGGATGG GAGCTCACATGATCAACACCAACTGTTCAGCGGCCCACAATCGCCAGGCCCTCTCCTGTAAGATGGCTCTGGAATATGACACTTTTATTCACTCTGGCAAGAA GTGGTTCTGTCACGTCGATGATGATAACTACGTGAACGTCGGCTCCCTCCTAAAGCTCTTGTCTCAGTACAGTCACACACAGGATGTTTACATCGGCCGGCCCAGCCTGGAGCGACCAATAGAGGCCACAGAGAGGCTCGGCACCACTGAAATG aagCAGGTGCGTTTCTGGTTCGCCACAGGAGGAGCAGGATTCTGCCTGAGCCATGGCCTCGCTCTCAAGATGAAACCCTGGGCGAG TGATGGCACCTTCATGGCGACAGCAGAGCACATTCGCCTCCCGGACGACTGCACCGTCGGTTACATCGTGGAGGCGCTGCTTGGCGTGAGCCTCATCCGCTCGGCATTGTTCCACTCCCACCTGGAGAACCTGGGGCTAGTGTCAgacatacacaaccag GTGACTCTCAGCTACGGCACAGTGGAAAACAGCAGAAACACCGTCAGCCTGAAAggaccattttcaaaaaatgaagATCCTACGAG gTTCAGGTCGGTCCATTGTCTGCTGTACCCAGACACTGCTTGGTGCCCCAAGCCCTGGCGACTTTAA